A portion of the Apus apus isolate bApuApu2 chromosome 3, bApuApu2.pri.cur, whole genome shotgun sequence genome contains these proteins:
- the RPS6KC1 gene encoding ribosomal protein S6 kinase delta-1 isoform X6: protein MGSSTDSRESYGESMLKVVPLKSSLTPSSQDDSSNQEDGQESSKWMDSGSSSEEECTTSYLTLCNEYGQEKIDSGSLNEEPVAKLESEGLNTKERNCLQKCSVVGSDSFTSQVASQERKLFMDDAESEIASPTRILDSLTKSKNSPMELFRIDSKDSTSELLGLDFGEKLYTLKSEPLKPLFSVPDHDRSLDSLESKTSVKAQDTVSRGSNDSVPVISFKDAAFDDVNSVDEGRPDLLINLPGMSDETEEAAVSRPTKFTKADRDMLEVKLLETPDVLQLNSSAEPCKAFDQDPNHVAPEVGNPSHEEANGQGGVTQGALGTLFTSDQEVGSSEDKALFQGLGACSVNVTSKEESLFVSNLLAGAQEVSLDGDISRNEAVLLFSDQTEDFGKEDTDSVLLPAAECKKTAPKREDKTAKEGEKEIHQIFQDLDKRLAITSRFYIPEDCIQRWAAEMVVALDALHREGIVCRDLNPNNILLNDRGHIQLTYFSRWREVEDSCDNDAIEKMYCAPEVGAILEETEACDWWSLGAILFELLTGKSLVECHPSGINSHTSLSIPDHVSKEARSLIQQLLQFNPAERLGAGVAGVEDIKSHPFFALIEWADLLR, encoded by the exons ATGGGTAGCAGCACTGATTCCAGAGAAAGCTATGGGGAGAGCATGCTGAAGGTCGTCCCACTGAAGAGCAGCCTAACACCAAGCTCTCAGGATGACAGCAGCAATCAGGAAGATGGCCAAGAGAGTTCAAAGTGGATGGACTCAGGATCCAGCTCAGAAGAAGAGTGCACTACTAGTTATTTAACATTATGCAATGAATATGGGCAGGAAAAAATTGATTCTGGCTCTCTAAATGAGGAACCGGTGGCTAAACTGGAGAGTGAAGGTCTAAATACCAAAGAGAGAAATTGTTTACAGAAATGCAGTGTCGTTGGCAGTGACAGCTTCACCTCTCAGGTTGCATCTCAGGAACGAAAGCTTTTTATGGACGATGCTGAGTCGGAAATAGCTAGCCCTACTAGGATATTGGACTCGTTAACTAAATcaaagaacagccccatggaACTCTTCAGGATAGACAGCAAAGATAGCACTAGTGAGCTCCTGGGGCTtgattttggagaaaaattatATACCCTAAAATCAGAGCCTTTGAAGCCATTGTTTTCTGTCCCAGATCATGACAGAAGTTTGGATTCCCTAGAGAGCAAAACGAGTGTGAAAGCTCAAGACACTGTTAGCAGGGGTTCAAATGATTCTGTGCCAGTTATCTCCTTTAaggatgctgcttttgatgATGTAAATAGTGTGGATGAAGGAAGGCCTGATCTCTTAATAAACCTACCTGGTATGTCTGATGAAACAGAAGAGGCAGCAGTGTCAAGGCCAACAAAATTTACAAAAGCTGATAGGGACATGTTGGAAGTGAAGTTGTTAGAAACACCTGATGTCTTACAGTTAAATAGTTCTGCAGAGCCATGTAAAGCATTTGATCAAGACCCAAATCATGTGGCACCAGAAGTGGGTAATCCATCCCATGAGGAAGCAAATGGACAAGGCGGTGTCACTCAGGGAGCTCTCGGGACCCTCTTTACGTCTGACCAAGAGGTAGGTAGTTCAGAAGACAAGGCTCTGTTTCAAGGACTTGGAGCCTGCTCTGTAAATGTGACAAGCAAAGAAGAAAGTTTATTTGTTTCAAACCTGCTCGCAGGTGCTCAAGAAGTTAGCTTGGATGGAGACATCTCAAGGAATGAAGCAGTGTTGCTGTTTTCTGACCAAACTGAAGACTTTGGGAAAGAGGACACAGACTCGGTTTTGTTACCAGCAGCTGAATGTAAAAAGACAGCACCAAAGAGGgaagacaaaacagcaaaagaaggagagaaggaaatacaTCAAATTTTTCAGGACCTCGACAAAAGATTAGCGATAACCTCCAGGTTTTATATCCCAGAGGACTGCATTCAAAGATGGGCAGCTGAAATGGTTGTAGCCCTTGATGCTTTACATAGGGAAGGAATTGTGTGCCGTGATTTGAACCCAAACAACATCTTATTGAATGATAGAG GACACATTCAGCTAACGTATTTtagcaggtggagggaggttgAAGATTCCTGTGACAACGATGCCATAGAGAAAATGTACTGTGCCCCAG AGGTTGGCGCTATCCTAGAAGAGACAGAAGCCTGTGACTGGTGGAGCCTGGGTGCGATTCTTTTTGAACTCCTCACTGGGAAG tCTTTGGTTGAGTGCCATCCATCAGGAATAAACAGTCATACTTCTTTGAGTATACCAGACCATGTATCAAAGGAGGCCAGATCACTGATTCAGCAG CTTTTGCAGTTTAATCCCGCGGAGCGTCTTGGTGCTGGCGTTGCTGGTGTTGAAGACATCAAATCTCATCCATTTTTTGCCCTTATAGAATGGGCAGATCTGCTGAGATGA